DNA from Candidatus Binatia bacterium:
GATGAGCGTCTGCCGCGATCTGCCGGATTTGCTGGAGTGAATCGCCGCTGGTCCGAGCCAGTTTGTTACGGGCTCGCGCGTCTGCCGGCGGGGCGCCGACGTGAGGCCCTCACGAAGCAGGCCGTGCGCCGCCTGGCCGGCGCACGATAGAAGAAGCGCGTCATCCTTGCTGTAACTCCAGATTCAGTGGTTGGCCCCGTGCCCTCTTCGTCACACAAGCCTTGCAACAACGTGCCGGGAAGAGCGGGTGGTGCTGCCGATCACGGACGTCGACTCGAAACAGAGTGACTGGACGCGTTGGATGACGTCACTCGGGTGCGGCGATGTCAAATCGGCGTGCGCACACCTACGTTCCACCCCGACACGACGTGTGGCATAGTCAGTGTCCACGGAAACGGGGAAGGTCAACCATCGATGGCGACTCAATCAGGTCCGGCAGTAACCGCGGTGACAGTCACGGGCTCGCGCATAGCACCGGGTTTGGGGATGGGGAGCGCCTGGTTCGTAGGCCACACCCCCGAATGGCGCCGTGCCGTTCGCCGTATCGAACAACACGAAGTAGAGCCGGAGCTACGTCGCATACAGATGGCGTTCGACCGCACGCGTGAGGAACTCAAAGAGTCCGCTCGTCGCGTCGAAGAGCAGCTCAGTGCGGACCTCGGCCACATCTTCCGGGCGCACGAAATGATGCTCGAAGGCATGCTGTCGTCGCAGGAGTTCCGGCAGGAGGTGCAAGGATCGCTGATCAACGCAGAGGCGGCGGTGCGGCGCGTCTTTCGTCGATGGCAGGAGAAGTTTCAATCCTTGAAGGGCGAAAGCTTCCAGCAGCGAGCCGACGACATCGCGGACGTCGGACGCAAGGTGTTGCGCCACCTCGAGGGCGAAGACACGGACCGCCTGAAGGATCTCCCGGCAGCCAGCGTGCTCGTGCTCCAGCGGCTCCTGCCGTCGGATGTCGTCCTGCTGTCGCGGTACCACGTTGCGGCGATCGTTGTGGAGTCGCTCGGGCCAGGCTCGCATGCCGCGCTGCTCGTTCGCGAGAAAGGCATTCCAACCGTCGCCAACTTTCCCGGCCTCCTGGAACGCCTTCATGACGGTGACGAAATGTTGGTGGACGCCTATCGTGGCGAAATCGTCATCTCGCCGGATGCGGACACGCGGGCCGAGTTTCAAGAAAGGTTGAAGAGTCGTCAAGCGACGCTTGCGCATTTGAGTGGGACGTGCCGTGAACCCGCGTGTACGCTCGATGGCACGCTGGTCACGGTCGAAGCGAATCTCGGCACATACGACGATGTCGCGCTGGCGCTGGAGAACGGCGCCGATGGCGTGGGACTGTTGCGCATCGAACAACTCTACCTCGCCCGTGACCTTCCGCCGACTCAAGAGGAGCTGCTCGACGCACTGCGCCCCATCACGACGCCATTTCGCAACAAGCCGCTCACAATCCGGCTCCTCGACCTCGGCGGCGACAAGCCGGCGCCGTTTCTGCCTCTTTCCGCCGAGGCCAATCCGGCCCTTGGGCAACGCGGTGTTCGCCTGCTGCTTGAATACCCGCAGCTGCTGCGGACGCAGCTCGTCGCGCTATTGCGGCTGGCGCAGGAACAGCCGATCCGCGTGCTGGTTCCGATGGTCACACTGGAAGAAGACATTCAGGCGATCCGGGAACTCTTCGAAGCGACGTGCATCGAACTTGGCCTGCAGCAGCGTCCGGCGTTCGGCGCGATGATTGAGACACCGGCCGCGGCGCTCAACGTGGTGGCGATTGCTAAGCATGTCGATTTCCTCTGCGTCGGCACCAACGATCTCACGCAATACACGCTGGCGGTCAGTCGCGACGACCCAACCGTGAGCCGCTACTTTCTGGACAATCACGCTTCGGTGCTTCGGTTGCTTGGCATCATTGTCGCCGATGCCGGAGCACTACCACTCACGCTCTGCGGCGAGCTGGCGGGGCGGGAAGAAATGATTCCGCAGTTGTTGGCGATTGGGTTCCGTTCGCTGAGTCTTGCGCCGACCTCAATTCCCGGCATGAAGGAGCGAATCAGGAGCCTGCACATCGCCCCCGCGACCGAGTGAACGCGCTGCGTGATTGTGGTGCAGACGGGACTGACGCCCAAAGCTCTGTGATCACGCCGGTCGGTGTGGCCTAGAGGTCCAGTCGGCTGGCCCGAGATGCGGGTTCTTGTGCATGATGTCGGAGAACGCGGTCGAGTCGAGGAGGACGATCAGAAGAGCCTCGACAGCTTGACCGTTCGCTCCAGACGAAGCATGCTGCGCTCGAACTGCTAGCGGTTTGGGGGTTGTTGCTGGGATGAGCATTGAGCGGAACTTCAACGTGGCGCTCGTCGCCGACATGGCGCTGCGTGAGAAGCAGATCCAGCAGAACTACCGGCCGATCATTGCCGTGCACAAATGGTTCGCACGGCGTCCGGGAACCCTCTTCCGCGCCCTGCTCCTGTCCGAGTTCGTTGACGGGCCACTGGAAGCGGCCTTCTTCCGATCCCACAATCTCAGCGGCGTCCGCGTTGCCGACCCATTCATGGGCGGCGGCACACCGCTGCTCGAAGCGAACCGGCTTGGGTGCGACGTCGTCGGATACGACATCAATCCGATGGCGTACTGGATCGTCCGCCAGGAGATTGAGCACCTCGACTTGGCCGCGTACCGAATCGCTGCGGACAAGGTCGGAAAGTGGCTGGCGGGACAAGTAGGTCATCTTTACGAGACCACCTGCCTCGAATGCGGCCGCGAGGAGGCCTCCGTCAAATACTTCC
Protein-coding regions in this window:
- a CDS encoding DUF1156 domain-containing protein; the protein is MSIERNFNVALVADMALREKQIQQNYRPIIAVHKWFARRPGTLFRALLLSEFVDGPLEAAFFRSHNLSGVRVADPFMGGGTPLLEANRLGCDVVGYDINPMAYWIVRQEIEHLDLAAYRIAADKVGKWLAGQVGHLYETTCLECGREEASVKYF
- the ptsP gene encoding phosphoenolpyruvate--protein phosphotransferase — translated: MATQSGPAVTAVTVTGSRIAPGLGMGSAWFVGHTPEWRRAVRRIEQHEVEPELRRIQMAFDRTREELKESARRVEEQLSADLGHIFRAHEMMLEGMLSSQEFRQEVQGSLINAEAAVRRVFRRWQEKFQSLKGESFQQRADDIADVGRKVLRHLEGEDTDRLKDLPAASVLVLQRLLPSDVVLLSRYHVAAIVVESLGPGSHAALLVREKGIPTVANFPGLLERLHDGDEMLVDAYRGEIVISPDADTRAEFQERLKSRQATLAHLSGTCREPACTLDGTLVTVEANLGTYDDVALALENGADGVGLLRIEQLYLARDLPPTQEELLDALRPITTPFRNKPLTIRLLDLGGDKPAPFLPLSAEANPALGQRGVRLLLEYPQLLRTQLVALLRLAQEQPIRVLVPMVTLEEDIQAIRELFEATCIELGLQQRPAFGAMIETPAAALNVVAIAKHVDFLCVGTNDLTQYTLAVSRDDPTVSRYFLDNHASVLRLLGIIVADAGALPLTLCGELAGREEMIPQLLAIGFRSLSLAPTSIPGMKERIRSLHIAPATE